The Kribbella shirazensis genomic interval GCAGGATCGTCGCGAACATCCGCCGCAGCCGGTCCGCGTCGATGCGGCCGCTGAACAGTTCCACCTCGGTCGACTCGCGCGACAACACGTGCACGAGGTGGAAGCGCTCGGCGTACCGGTCCTTCAGGTCGGCCAGCTCGTCGGCGAACATCACCGAACCTGCGGTGCGGTTGCCGTACAGCAACGTGACGCGGCTCGACGGCTCGACGGACAGGACCGTGGCGACCAGCGACAGGACGGGCGTGATCCCGCTGCCCGCGGCGACGAACGCGTAGTGCTTGGCGTTCGCGGCGTCGAACGTCGTACCGAAGCGGCCGAGCGGTGTCATCACCTCGAGCTCGTCGCCGATCTTCAGCTCGTGGGCGGCGTACGCCGAGAACTCGCCGCCGGGGATCCGCTTCACGCCGATCCGCAGAACGCCTGATCCCTCCCGGGAGCAGATCGAGTAGCTCCGGCGTACTTCTTCACCGGTACGGCGGATGGTCAGGTGCTGACCGGCTGTGAACTCGTACTCCGCCGCGAGTTCCGGTGGTACGGCGAACGTGATCGCGACCGCGTCGTCGGTGATCGCGTCGATCGCGGCCACCTTCAACGGGTGGAAGACGGCGCGGCGCCGGGAAACGGTCGTCGTCATCAGATCGCCTTGAAGTGGTCGAAGGGTTCTTTGCAGCTGTTGCATCGCCAGAGGGCCTTACACGAGGTGGAGCCGAAGCGGCTCAGCTCTTGCGTGTTGGGCGAGCCGCACAACGGGCAACGAATGCTCAACTGCACCATGACCGGCCTGTTACCCCGGGACTGTGAGGAGGGGGTAGGGACGGAGGGATCCGCCAGGGCGCGGGGCCCAGGGGGTGCAGCTGCGGCGGAGCCGTCTGTCACGGCGCGGGTGGCGGGGGGCGGGGCGATGCCGTACTCGGTCAGTTTCGCCTTGCCGGCTTCGGTCATCCAGTCGGTGGTCCAGGGCGGGGACAGTACGGTCTCTACGCGGCCGTCTACGCCCAGGTGGTTCAGGGTCAGCTCGACCTCGTGGCGGATCATGTCCATTGCCGGGCAGCCTGAGTACGTCGGGGTGATGGTCACGACGATCTCGTCGCCCTCGTGCCGGACGCCGCGCAGTACGCCGAGGTCCGCGATCGTCAGGACCGGGACCTCGGGGTCGGGAACCTCGCCGACCGCCTCGAGGATGGCTTCGTCGGTCACCATGTCGCACCGGGATGGGATCGTG includes:
- the paaE gene encoding 1,2-phenylacetyl-CoA epoxidase subunit PaaE; this translates as MTTTVSRRRAVFHPLKVAAIDAITDDAVAITFAVPPELAAEYEFTAGQHLTIRRTGEEVRRSYSICSREGSGVLRIGVKRIPGGEFSAYAAHELKIGDELEVMTPLGRFGTTFDAANAKHYAFVAAGSGITPVLSLVATVLSVEPSSRVTLLYGNRTAGSVMFADELADLKDRYAERFHLVHVLSRESTEVELFSGRIDADRLRRMFATILPLDSVDEWFLCGPYAMVVGAQELLLGEGVPREHVHAELFHVGDEAPKAPVEESVADEDAAQVTVILDGRRSTFPLGEHSKAVLDATLAVRSDAPFACKGGVCGTCRAKVLEGSVRMDTNWALEPDEIRAGYVLTCQSHPTTPTVTLDFDA
- the paaD gene encoding 1,2-phenylacetyl-CoA epoxidase subunit PaaD, producing MVTDEAILEAVGEVPDPEVPVLTIADLGVLRGVRHEGDEIVVTITPTYSGCPAMDMIRHEVELTLNHLGVDGRVETVLSPPWTTDWMTEAGKAKLTEYGIAPPPATRAVTDGSAAAAPPGPRALADPSVPTPSSQSRGNRPVMVQLSIRCPLCGSPNTQELSRFGSTSCKALWRCNSCKEPFDHFKAI